In Populus trichocarpa isolate Nisqually-1 chromosome 7, P.trichocarpa_v4.1, whole genome shotgun sequence, the following proteins share a genomic window:
- the LOC7457165 gene encoding cytochrome P450 726A27 isoform X3: MDQVFQFIYILIVPFLLLIFPVLRLWKKSQGNNSSTPPPPPGPWKLPLIGNLHQLLGSLPHQVLRDMANKYGPVMQLQIGEVPTVIISSPEAAKEAIKTHEINFVDRPCLLVAKVMFYNSKDIAFAPYGDYWRQMKKVCVLELLSAKRVKSFRSIREEEVSNFMRTIYSKAGSPINLSKMMFDLLNGITARTSVGKKYKHQEAFLPIIEHVMEAMGGMNIADVFPSSKLLYMISRFRSRLERSHQDADEILENIIYEHRVCREVAKTDEESEAENLLDVLLNLQNHGDLGFPLTTDSIKATILELFTAGSDSSSTLMEWTMSEMLRNPRVMRKAQEEVRQVFSNTEDVDETSLHNLEFLKLIIKETLRLHPPAPFIPRECNKTCEINGYVIQAKSKVMINAWAIGRDSDHWTEAEKFYPERFLDSSIDYMGTNFEFIPFGAGKRMCPGILFGIATVELPLAQLLYHFDWKLPNGVLSEDLDMNEVFVGTVRRKHQLNVIPIPFYPSPLQ, encoded by the exons ATGGATCAAGTATTCCAGTTTATCTATATCCTTATTGTACCTTTCCTTCTCTTAATCTTCCCAGTTCTGAGATTATGGAAGAAATCACAAGGTAACAACTCATCaactccacctccacctcctgGACCATGGAAATTACCCTTAATTGGAAACCTTCACCAGCTACTTGGCTCTCTACCCCATCAAGTCCTAAGAGACATGGCCAATAAATATGGACCAGTCATGCAACTTCAAATTGGAGAAGTTCCCACTGTCATTATCTCATCACCAGAAGCAGcaaaagaagcaataaaaacccaCGAGATCAACTTTGTCGACAGACCATGTCTCCTTGTTGCAAAAGTCATGTTTTACAATAGCAAGGACATTGCATTTGCCCCATATGGAGACTATTGGAGACAAATGAAAAAGGTTTGCGTATTGGAGCTACTTAGCGCGAAACGTGTAAAATCATTCAGATCAATCAGGGAAGAAGAGGTATCAAATTTTATGAGAACCATTTATTCAAAAGCAGGTTCGCCAATCAACCTTAGCAAAATgatgtttgatttattaaatGGCATCACTGCAAGAACAAGTGTTGGTAAGAAATACAAGCACCAAGAAGCATTCTTACCGATTATTGAGCATGTGATGGAGGCAATGGGAGGTATGAATATTGCAGATGTATTCCCTTCCTCTAAGCTGTTGTACATGATCAGTAGGTTTAGGTCTAGGCTCGAAAGGTCGCATCAAGACGCAGATGAGATCCTAGAAAACATTATATATGAACATAGAGTCTGCAGGGAAGTGGCAAAGACTGATGAAGAGAGTGAAGCGGAGAATCTTCTGGATGTTCTTTTGAATCTCCAGAATCACGGGGACCTTGGATTCCCTTTGACAACAGACAGCATCAAAGCAACCATCCTG GAACTATTCACCGCTGGGAGTGATTCATCATCAACATTAATGGAATGGACAATGTCCGAAATGTTGAGAAATCCAAGGGTAATGCGAAAGGCACAAGAGGAAGTGAGGCAAGTCTTTAGTAATACTGAGGATGTTGATGAAACAAGTCTTCACAATTTGGAATTCTTGAAGCTGATTATCAAAGAAACTCTGAGGCTACATCCTCCAGCTCCTTTTATTCCAAGAGAATGCAACAAGACGTGCGAGATTAATGGATATGTCATACAGGCTAAAAGTAAAGTGATGATCAATGCGTGGGCTATTGGAAGAGATTCTGATCATTGGACTGAAGCTGAGAAATTCTATCCAGAGAGATTCCTAGATAGTTCGATTGATTATATGGGTACTAATTTTGAATTCATCCCATTTGGTGCTGGGAAGAGGATGTGTCCTGGCATTTTATTTGGTATAGCTACTGTCGAGCTTCCACTTGCGCAGCTGCTATACCATTTCGATTGGAAACTTCCAAACGGAGTCCTTTCAGAAGATCTCGACATGAATGAAGTTTTTGTGGGCACGGTTAGAAGGAAACATCAACTTAACGTGATTCCCATTCCCTTTTATCCTTCGCCCTTGCAATGA